A region of Arabidopsis thaliana chromosome 5, partial sequence DNA encodes the following proteins:
- a CDS encoding uncharacterized protein (unknown protein; FUNCTIONS IN: molecular_function unknown; INVOLVED IN: biological_process unknown; LOCATED IN: chloroplast thylakoid membrane; EXPRESSED IN: 23 plant structures; EXPRESSED DURING: 13 growth stages; Has 121 Blast hits to 121 proteins in 17 species: Archae - 0; Bacteria - 0; Metazoa - 0; Fungi - 0; Plants - 121; Viruses - 0; Other Eukaryotes - 0 (source: NCBI BLink).), producing the protein MTIAPALQTTFVSSTNFLKHSSSWGSPSPNNVILPKNKRSSSSVVVAAVGDVSSDGTIYLIGGAIAVALVGTAFPILFKRKDTCPECDGAGFVRKGGVTLRANAARKDLPQIVCANCNGLGKLNQIDKS; encoded by the exons atgACGATCGCACCGGCATTGCAGACGACGTTCGTGTCATCAACCAACTTCCTGAAACATTCTTCTTCGTGGGGATCACCATCACCGAACAATGTGATTCTTCCCAAAAACAAgagatcttcttcctccgtAGTTGTCGCCGCCGTCGGTGATGTCTCTTCTGACGGAACAATCTACTTAATCGGCGGAGCCATCGCCGTTGCACTCGTCGGAACTGCATTCCCGATCCTCTTCAAACGCAAAGACAC GTGTCCGGAATGTGACGGAGCAGGATTTGTGAGGAAAGGAGGAGTGACTCTGAGAGCCAACGCCGCACGGAAGGATCTTCCTCAGATCGTTTGTGCTAACTGCAATGGACTCGGAAAGCTTAACCAGATTGATAAATCATAA